The Quercus lobata isolate SW786 chromosome 9, ValleyOak3.0 Primary Assembly, whole genome shotgun sequence region CTTTGGGTAATCTACACAAGGAGACTCCCCATGAGGGCTGATGCATTAATATTGTTTCTTGGGAGCTGGAAATCTAGCTCTTTATCTGGATTTCTTTGAAATAGATaatgtttttgttgtgatataTAGCAGTAGGCCTGTACATTCTTGGTGGCCTTTGGTAGGGAGTTCTGTTTGTTCTATTTATTTTCTCCTGAGTTATTTGATATGTTAGTATTTTATTGCAGTTGTTGCATTATGATGAACTAATTTGCTAAGATTAGAATGGAAGATTAGGATAATAAAGTGATACAAATTTCTGGTTTGAAGCTGAAACAGACCTTGGTCTTCCTGCTTGGCACTGAATGTTTAGGTTTAAGAccaatattatatttaaatctGTTCTTGACTGGAGAATCATGACCTGTTAAATAGTTTTGTCACATACTTGCTCGTAAGTCATGAATCTGAATGTTGTTGTGGTTATGTTTCTTGTTAATAACTTATATGGATCTATGAATGCTAACTTATTTAAATATACCTGTGGATGGCAGCCAAGCTGGAGAAGGCCTAAGGGTATTGATTCACGTGTCAGGAGGAAGTTCAAAGGATGTGCTCTGATGCCAAATATCGGTTATGGCTCAGACAAAAAGACTCGCCACTTTCTTCCCAATGGATTTAAGAAATTTGTTGTGCACAATGTCAAGGAGCTGGAACTTCTTATGATGCACAACAGGTAATATTAACACTTTTTTACTTTCATGTGCCTGCAatctctttttccttctcttggtttgAATTTTCTCCCTTATTATTTACTTGTTGATGTAATTTCAGGACCTACTGTGCTGAGATAGCACACAACATATCGACCCGGAAGAGAAAGGAGATTGTTGAGCGTGCAGCGCAGTTGGATGTTGTTGTCACCAACAAACTGGCTAGGTTGCGCAGCCAGGAGGATGAGTAAACTTGGTGccataattttgtttgtttcaatttgGTACAATTGTTAGGCAGTTTCTtcactttaaattttgtaaggataatTCTGTTTTGGTTGAATGGTTTTGAATCTAAACCTGGCTACTGTTTGAGTCACTTTAATTGACATCTTGAAGAGCTTTTATTCACAATGCTAGATTGTTTATGTTAATTCCCTTGTTTTTATTCAAATCATTCAATTTGTTTACAATTTTTGAGCAATTATAACTCTCCTTATATACAAGTCTGGAAGCATTAGATATCTTTACCAGAAAGGGACATGGGGATGGTATTATGTTTATActtgtatatatgtatgtatatcttAAATGAGGGAGAGGATTTGAATCATCATGGTCATTCCAACAATGAAGaatgtttcaatttttgtcattgCTTTGAAGGTGCAGACAAAATGGTGTATTCCTAGTGTATGTATACAAAGGCGGATTTAGGAGAGAGGATTCTCTCCATTGGTGCAACCTTTAACCAAAGTTAATAACAACGGTGAAATATAATTACTTTATGTTATACAGATTAGTTCTTTTATTTTGGA contains the following coding sequences:
- the LOC115960550 gene encoding 60S ribosomal protein L32-1 — encoded protein: MAVPLLTKKIVKKRVKQFKRPQSDRKISVKPSWRRPKGIDSRVRRKFKGCALMPNIGYGSDKKTRHFLPNGFKKFVVHNVKELELLMMHNRTYCAEIAHNISTRKRKEIVERAAQLDVVVTNKLARLRSQEDE